The following DNA comes from Mesorhizobium sp. B2-1-8.
TCGAGATAGGCCCTGATATTGGCGGCACCTGCGCGGGCAAGTCCGCCATCGATCCCGTCGGAAGCATCCTCCAGATCGCGGCGATAGGAGGAAAGCGTGTTCTCGGCCGCTCCCCGCTCGGCGCTCATCATTTCCAGGAAGGCCTCGATACGGGCGGCGCTGTTCATGTCCTTGAGGCGGTCCGAGTCAGTTTTTTGGGGTTCAGTTTTTCTTGGGATTGAGCTTTTCCGGCGGAATACGCACGCTCATTTCCGCTCTTTTCGGCTCGACGAACATCACCAGAGCAAACATCGTACCATAGGCAATGCCGGCCAGAATCGCTGCTATCACGACAAAGCGAAACAGTGTCGGCATTAATTCTCGCCCGTCTTTTTGTTCTGCGTTTCCAAACCCTGTGCCCTTATGGGACGCCAATCCTGCCAATTCAAGGAAGAAGCAGGCCCCTGTTAGCAACTTCTTATGCGAGCGTCCCTCTGTCCATATCGGCCCAAGGCACTCGGCACGCTTGACGCAAACCGGCTTTTCATGTCGATACGCCGGCAAAGAGGGCCCAAGAAACAGCTGATGAACGCGCTACAGGCAAATCCTCCAGGCGAGACCCATGCCGCGCTGCTTGGCCGGCTGGGCGGTCGGTCCATTGTCTTTGTCGGGCTGATGGGCGCCGGCAAGACCGCGATCGGCCGCAAGGTGTCGACGATGCTTTCGCTGCCCTTCATCGACAGCGACCAGGAGATCGAGAGCGTGTCGCGGATGACCGTTCCGGAGCTGTTCGAGCGCTATGGCGAGACCGAGTTCCGGGCGCTGGAACAGCGAGTCATCCTGCGCGTGCTTGAAAACGGCCCGCAGGTTCTGTCGACCGGAGGCGGTGCCTTCATGAACGCGCAGACGCGCGAGGCCATCGCCGCGCACGGCGTGTCGGTGTGGCTGAAGGCCGAGCTCGACCTTCTGATGGACCGCGTTTCCAAGAAGCAGAACCGGCCGCTTTTGAAAAGCGCCGATCCCCGCGCGGTACTTGAGCGGCTGATGGGGGAACGCTATCCGGTCTATGCCACCGCTGACATCACCGTGCCGACCCGCGACGATCGCAAGGAGGTCATCGCTGCCGAGGTGGTCGAGGCGCTGTGCCGGCATTTCGGCATCGATGCGATAGCCGCGACCGGCGAGGTCGATTCATGAGCACGGATCAGCCAGTCACCGTCGAAGTCGGTCTCGGCGACAGGGCCTACGACATATTGATCGGCGCCGGCCTGCTGTCGCGCGCCGGCGCCGAGATTTCGCGCCGGCTGCCGGGCACACGTGCCGCCGTCGTGACCGACGAGAACGTCGCCGCCGCGCATCTCGATGCGCTGAAGGCCGGGCTTGAGAAGGGTGGCATCCAGCCGGTCGTCATCACGATGCCGCCTGGCGAGAAGACCAAGAGCTTTGCCCATCTGGAGGCGGTGGTCGATGGTGTCCTGGCGGCAAGGCTGGAGCGCGGCGACGTCGTCATCGCGCTTGGCGGTGGCGTCATCGGCGATCTCACCGGCTTTGCCGCGGGCATCGTGCGGCGGGGCATGAATTTCGTGCAGGTTCCGACCTCGCTGCTGGCGCAGGTCGATTCCTCGGTCGGCGGCAAGACCGGCATCAACAGCCCGCGCGGCAAGAACCTCGTCGGTGTCTTCCTCCAGCCCAGGCTGGTGCTGGCCGATACCGAAGTGCTCGACACGCTGCCGATCCGCGAATTCCGCGCCGGCTATGCCGAGCTTGCCAAATACGGGCTGATCGACCGGCCGCAATTCTTCGCCTGGCTGGAAGCGAACTGGGAAAAGGTGTTCGCCGGCGGACCGGAGCGGGTCGAGGCCATTGCCGAGGCCTGCCGCGCCAAGGCCGATGTCGTTGCCCGCGACGAGTTCGAGGCCGGTGACCGCGCCTTGCTCAATCTCGGGCACACATTCGGCCATGCGCTGGAAGCCGCCACGCAGTATGACGGCGCTCGCCTCGTCCATGGCGAGGGGGTCGCCATCGGTATGGCGCTGGCGCACCGGTTCTCGTCGCGGCTCAATCTCGCCAGCCCCGACGACGCGGCCCGCGTCGAGGCACATCTGCGTGCGGTCGGCCTGCCGTGGCGGATGGCCGATATCCCGGGTGACTTGCCCGATGCCGAGGCCCTGCTTTCATTCATCACGCAGGACAAGAAGGTGTCGCGCGGCGCGCTGACCTTCATTCTGACACGCGGCATCGGCCAAGCCTTCATCGCCAAGGACGTACCGGCCTCGGAAGTGCTGTCGTTCCTCGGGGAAAACCATCCAGCCAGCCGGAAAGCCGGCTGAGATGGACAATGGCTGGATCGTCGTCGCCGTCCTTGCCATCCTCGTCCTGCTGGTCGTTGCCGTGCGCACACGCCTGCTTGCCATGTTCGGCTATGAGCTGTCGCGCATCGAGCCGCAGCGCTCGAGCCAGGACGAATTGCGCGGCGCGGTCGACGATTTTCGCCGCGACGGACAGGTTGTGCGCGAGGATCGCGACCGTATCGGCGGACTGTTCGACCTCGAAGAGCT
Coding sequences within:
- a CDS encoding shikimate kinase, which produces MNALQANPPGETHAALLGRLGGRSIVFVGLMGAGKTAIGRKVSTMLSLPFIDSDQEIESVSRMTVPELFERYGETEFRALEQRVILRVLENGPQVLSTGGGAFMNAQTREAIAAHGVSVWLKAELDLLMDRVSKKQNRPLLKSADPRAVLERLMGERYPVYATADITVPTRDDRKEVIAAEVVEALCRHFGIDAIAATGEVDS
- a CDS encoding histidine kinase, whose protein sequence is MPTLFRFVVIAAILAGIAYGTMFALVMFVEPKRAEMSVRIPPEKLNPKKN
- the aroB gene encoding 3-dehydroquinate synthase; this translates as MSTDQPVTVEVGLGDRAYDILIGAGLLSRAGAEISRRLPGTRAAVVTDENVAAAHLDALKAGLEKGGIQPVVITMPPGEKTKSFAHLEAVVDGVLAARLERGDVVIALGGGVIGDLTGFAAGIVRRGMNFVQVPTSLLAQVDSSVGGKTGINSPRGKNLVGVFLQPRLVLADTEVLDTLPIREFRAGYAELAKYGLIDRPQFFAWLEANWEKVFAGGPERVEAIAEACRAKADVVARDEFEAGDRALLNLGHTFGHALEAATQYDGARLVHGEGVAIGMALAHRFSSRLNLASPDDAARVEAHLRAVGLPWRMADIPGDLPDAEALLSFITQDKKVSRGALTFILTRGIGQAFIAKDVPASEVLSFLGENHPASRKAG